The following proteins are encoded in a genomic region of Nitrososphaerota archaeon:
- a CDS encoding transmembrane 9 family protein: MEEAKRLRRRVLLTLLTLPLLIAGLVLAGVFAGFYVASIYKSTSILFPLLFSGIGFAASIILSYFIAKHIATTPPAKEEK; this comes from the coding sequence TTGGAGGAGGCTAAGAGGCTTAGGCGTAGAGTGCTCCTAACACTACTCACCTTACCCCTACTTATAGCTGGTTTGGTCTTAGCTGGGGTCTTCGCGGGATTCTATGTAGCAAGCATATACAAGTCAACATCAATACTATTCCCCCTATTGTTCTCAGGCATAGGCTTCGCAGCCTCAATTATACTATCCTACTTCATAGCGAAGCATATAGCTACCACACCACCAGCAAAAGAAGAAAAATAA